A genomic window from Aythya fuligula isolate bAytFul2 chromosome 15, bAytFul2.pri, whole genome shotgun sequence includes:
- the IGSF6 gene encoding immunoglobulin superfamily member 6 isoform X2 — translation MASFNSFQKILMLAFNWILYSAGAADKCQVTVRQPRYQKAEYSTQTVSLPCDFSAPECSPSKLQVLWFRFFTNKHEDLCTPTCTNNQKFKVQISDNSTSLQINDLTVNDSAVYFCGIAFSDSSSPHSKQTGGGTILTKRERHSTEEFNCMIVISTLLLLYCTAVFTILIVYKLKPKLLSKSGNEDQRTENCKITSGRKIFQAIAQELQKQRYAEHSRQPDHLDDDTVYQNR, via the exons ATGGCATCTTTCAACAGCTTCCAGAAAATTCTAATGCTGGCATTTAACTGGATTCTGTACAGTGCTG GTGCAGCAGATAAATGCCAAGTCACTGTAAGACAACCCAGATATCAGAAAGCTGAATATTCCACCCAAACAGTGTCCCTACCGTGTGATTTCTCTGCCCCTGAATGCTCCCCGTCCAAGCTTCAAGTTCTATGGTTTCGTTTTTTCACTAACAAGCATGAGGATTTGTGCACTCCTACATGCACAAATAATCAGAAGTTCAAAGTACAAATATCAGACAATAGCACTTCACTTCAGATCAATGATCTGACTGTAAATGAcagtgctgtttatttttgtggaatAGCATTTTCAGATTCAAGTTCACCCCATTCTAAGCAAACAGGAGGTGGAACCATTCTAACAAAAAGAG AGAGGCATAGCACTGAAGAATTTAACTGCATGATTGTCATCTCAACCTTACTGCTTCTATACTGCACTGCTGTATTCACAATCCTTATAGTCTACAAG TTAAAACCAAAGCTGCTAAGTAAAAGTGGAAATGAAGACCAGAGGACAGAGAACTGC AAAATCACTAGCGGACGAAAAATTTTTCAAGCAATTGCCCAAGAACTTCAAAAGCAGAGGTACGCTGAGCACTCCCGACAGCCT